The region TGACCGCCGCCGAAACGTTGCGGATGGCGATGGGGCCGATTTCGATGGCGTCCAGTGTGACGGGGGCCGCCTGTACCGCGCCATTCGCCGTCCGGTATGTCCTCGAGAAATCCAGCGCGGCCGGGTCGAAACCGATCCGCGCGGCGTCGCGCGGCGACAGCACGACGTCGCTGGCGCCCGTATCCACCAGGAAGCGCACGGGAACGCCATTGACCCGCCCCTCGACCTGGTAATGCCCGCCCGCGCCGGCGCGGAACAGAATCTCGCCGCTATCGCCCTCGACGCCCAATCCCGGCACCAGTTCGCCCAGGAACCGGTTCCCCAGCGCGGCGAATTCGAACCGGTTGCTGTAGGCCAGCCCGATGGCGCAGGCCAGGCCGATCCAGATGGCCGCGTGCCGGATCGACCGGCGGGCGCGGAAACCGTGGTGAAAGACGCCGCCGGAAACAAGGATCAGGATCGCCAGCAGATAAATCAGGTTCATCCAGTCGCGGGAATCGGAAACCGCATAGGGGAACCGCCAGACAAGCAAACCGACCAGTGCGATTACGGCAATGAGGATGAACCAGAAAACCCGGGGCCTGCCGCCGCCGGGCCAGGATGTCCGACGATTTACCATGCCGTCCTCGTGTTCATCTGGCGGGATTTCTCCGAATTATTGCGTCTTTCCTGCAATATAGGGACGGAGGGGCAAATATTCGCCCTTGAATTCGCGGTAGCCTGTTCTTCGATACTGCGAGCGAAGTTGACCTTCCTGCCGGAGGAAAGAGTAGAACTTGTCCGGACGCACATATACAGGATGGATATCGATGGAACGGATTATTGCTGCACTCGGGTTGCTGTGTCTGGCGACCTTGCCGGCGCTGGCATCTGGCGATGCGGGCAGCCCGTATGCCGGGCAGGACCGGCATGCGATAAAGGCGCTGTCCCCTGCTGATATTGCAGACCTGCTGGCCGGACGCGGCTGGGGATTCGCAAAACCCGCGGAACTCAATGGCTATCCGGGTCCCGCGCATCTGCTGGAATTCAGGGACCGGTTGGACCTTAGCGACCGGCAGGTCACCGAAATCGAGCGGTTGTTCGAGCAGATGCAGCAGCGCGCCATCGCGCTGGGCGAGGAATATGTCGCGGCGGAACGGGCGTTGGACATGGCGTTCGGCGGCGGCACGGTTGCGCCCGACACGCTGGCGCCGCTTGTGCAGCGGGCGGCGGAACTGAAAGGGCGTTTGCGGCTGGTGCACCTGGAAACGCATCTGGCAACGCTTCCTCTGCTGACACAGCACCAGATCGTCACCTACCGGCGACTGCGCGGCTACGACACGCCGATGTTCGGGCATCGTCGGCATTAAGCCGGTTGCCTTATTGACTGCCATTCGGGAACGCACCACATTCGCCGGATTGGTCGTCCGTGTCTGGCCATGTCGCATTTCAGGTTGGATTCCAGCGCAATGAAGGCAGAGCATCAACCGCGGTCGCCGGCCCGGTTCGGTACCGTCTTGGGAGTCGGCCCGGGGGGCGTTCCGGTCTATTCGTCCGATTACGCCACCGCCGACCGGAAGGAACTGCCGAACCGGCAAGCCTACCGGCATTATGTCGATGGCGTCTTCATGGGCCACAAATGGCAATGCGTGGAACTGGCCCGGCGCTGGATGTTCCTGAACAAGGGCTACATCTTCGACGACATCGCGATGGCCTATGATATTTTCCAACTGCGGCATGTCCGGGTGGTGAAGGACGGGACCTTGCTGCCGCTGCATTCCTTCCGCAACGGATCGAAACGGCATCCGGAACCGGGGGCGCTGCTTGTCTGGAACGAGGGCGGCACCTTCGATGTCACCGGACATGTGGCCGTGGTGACGGAGGTATTTGCGGAACGCATCCGGTTCATCGAACAGAATGTCGACCATGCGGTCTGGCCCGAAGGTCAGTATTTTTCGCGCGAGTTGCACACACAGATCGCCGACGATGGCGGCTACTGGATCGCCTGTTCCTATCACGATACGGAAATCCTCGGCTGGGTGATCCAGACGGACGACGACAGCCATTCGGAACGGATCGCCGACGTCGACCCCCGGGTATTCAACCTGCAATCCAGGGAAGTGGCGCATAACGGACAGGCCGGGGATACCTGGCTGAACGTCGCCAATCCCGAAGAGGCCGCTTATGTGGCGATGATGGGGGGCTGCAGGCTTTCCGGCAACGACGCCGATGCATACCGGTATTTCCGCATTTCCGAATCGGCGCTGAAGGAGATCAAGCGGGCGACGAACGAACTGCATAACATGTTCATGCACGCGACTAACCATGTGCTGCAGGACGACGCGCTGCTGCGCAAATTCAATCTGCCCGAGGAACTGTGGCCGCGGATCCACGAGTCCTGGGACAATCGCCGCAACCAGATGATCACCGGCCGGATGGATTTTTCCGTTTCCGAACGGGGCGTGAAACTTTACGAATACAACGCCGATTCCGCGTCGTGCCATCTGGAGTGCGGCAAGATCCAGAGCATGTGGGCCGATCATTTCGGCTGCGATGACGGCGATTGCCCCGGCGACGCCCTGTTCGACGACATGGTTTCCGCCTGGAAGAAAAGCGGCGTGAACGATGTGCTGCACATCATGCAGGACAGCGATCCGGAGGAAAGCTATCACGCGCAATATATGAAATCCGCGGTGGAGAAAGCGGGCATCCCCTGCAAGATCATCACCGGACTCACCGGTCTTGGCTGGGACGACAGGGGATGGGTGGTCGACGCCGATGGCGTGCGCATCAAATGGGTCTGGAAGACCTGGGCCTGGGAAACGGCGCTGGACGAACTGCGCGCGGAAATCGCCGATGACAATGAGAAGGGGCGATTGACACGGGCGGAACGGATGGCCGTGCCGCCGCGTCTGGTCGATGTGCTGCTGCGCCGCGAAGTCATGGTGTTCGAGCCGCTCTGGACCCTGATCCCCAGCAACAAGGCGGTCCTGCCGATCCTGTGGTCGATGTACCCGAACAACCGCTACCTGCTGAATTCGCAATATGAACTGACGGCGGATCTCATCGCCGGCGGCTATGTCCAGAAGCCGATTGTCGGCCGTTGCGGGCACAATATCGCGATTTTCGACCGCAACAATGATCTGGTCACCGAAACGGCGGGCGGGTTCGATAATCGCGACCAGATATACCAGGCGTTCTTCCCGCTGCCGAAGATCGATGGCCGCAACGTCCAGGTCGGCACATTCTCCGTGGCCGGGACCTATGCCGGCGCGTCGGTGCGGGTCGATCCGTCGCCGATCATCACCACCGACAGCGATATCCTGGCGCTGCGCGTCGTCAAGGACCGGGACCTTTAGCATTGTGGGAGGGGGGCTGCGCGGCGCACGGCGAATCCGATATACCGGATGCGGCGATGCGTCTGAAACGGACCCGCGTGATGCCGATGAAGGAAGAAGCAGACCTGCCGATTGCGGACGAATTGCGGCGGCAGTCCGACCGGGGGGCCGCGATACTGGCGCTGGCCTATCTGGAAAACCGGCTGGACCTCGCGCTCGCCGCGCATTTCGTGACCGACGCGCATACGAAGGACAGTTTCCGCAAGGTCTTCAAGCATACCGGTCCCGCCGGCGCCTTCGGCATCAAGGCGGAAATCGCCTTTTTGCTGGGCCTGTGCGACCACGCAATGAAGGAGGATCTGGTCGCGCTCTCCGATATCCGCAACGATTTCGCCCATATCGCCCGGGCGCTGGATTTCGGATCGGCCGAAATACGTGAAAAATGCGCCGGATTGCTGACGCCGCCAATGGAGCGGGGCCAACCTGACGGTCGCGCCGCCCGCCGCCGCTTCATGGCCGTTGTCGCCCTCGCGGCGGCGCTGTTCGATATTCCGGACCAAGGTGGACGCCGTGACGCTTCTTAATACTCGCTGATTTTCAGCCGAACAAATACATCGGCTGTCGTGGCGGGGCCGTTACGACACTGAAACCGCGCCGGATCATATGCGGTACAAACGGTCTTGCGAGCCGGAAAATCGACCCCATATGATCTGCGACAGGGTGCCTCAAAGAGGGTCCTGTCATCATAGTGTCCTTACACCGCCTGCCTCGACGAGGGGGCAAACTAGGGGATTGCCATATCATGAATCTTGAAAAATATACCGAACGCGCGCGCGGCTTCATCCAGTCGGCGCAGACGCTTGCCTTGCGCAGCAACCACCAGCAGTTGACGCCGCTGCATGTCCTCAAGGTGCTGCTGGACGACAAGGAAGGTCTCGCGGCCAACCTGATCGCCGCCGCGGGCGGTGATTCACGCGACGCGCTGGCCAATGTCGAAATCGGACTGGGCAAGATATCCAAAGTCGAAGGCAGCGGCGCCGGTCAGGTGTATCTCGCCCCCGAAACGGCCCGCCTGTTCGATCAGGCGGAGCAGGTGGCGGAAAAAGCCGGCGACAGTTTCGTTACCGCCGAACGGCTGCTGCTCGCCCTGGCGCTGGCGCAGGGAACCGATGCCGCGAAGGCGCTCGCCGATGCCGGCGTGACCCCGCAGGCGCTGAACAAGGCGATCGAGGAAATCCGGCAGGGCCGCAAGGCGGATTCCGCCACGGCCGAAGACAGCTATGACGCATTGAAG is a window of Alphaproteobacteria bacterium DNA encoding:
- a CDS encoding TIGR02281 family clan AA aspartic protease, which gives rise to MVNRRTSWPGGGRPRVFWFILIAVIALVGLLVWRFPYAVSDSRDWMNLIYLLAILILVSGGVFHHGFRARRSIRHAAIWIGLACAIGLAYSNRFEFAALGNRFLGELVPGLGVEGDSGEILFRAGAGGHYQVEGRVNGVPVRFLVDTGASDVVLSPRDAARIGFDPAALDFSRTYRTANGAVQAAPVTLDAIEIGPIAIRNVSAAVNGAALDNSLLGMSFLNRLTGYRVENGTLTLQYRPRR
- the gss gene encoding bifunctional glutathionylspermidine amidase/synthase, with protein sequence MKAEHQPRSPARFGTVLGVGPGGVPVYSSDYATADRKELPNRQAYRHYVDGVFMGHKWQCVELARRWMFLNKGYIFDDIAMAYDIFQLRHVRVVKDGTLLPLHSFRNGSKRHPEPGALLVWNEGGTFDVTGHVAVVTEVFAERIRFIEQNVDHAVWPEGQYFSRELHTQIADDGGYWIACSYHDTEILGWVIQTDDDSHSERIADVDPRVFNLQSREVAHNGQAGDTWLNVANPEEAAYVAMMGGCRLSGNDADAYRYFRISESALKEIKRATNELHNMFMHATNHVLQDDALLRKFNLPEELWPRIHESWDNRRNQMITGRMDFSVSERGVKLYEYNADSASCHLECGKIQSMWADHFGCDDGDCPGDALFDDMVSAWKKSGVNDVLHIMQDSDPEESYHAQYMKSAVEKAGIPCKIITGLTGLGWDDRGWVVDADGVRIKWVWKTWAWETALDELRAEIADDNEKGRLTRAERMAVPPRLVDVLLRREVMVFEPLWTLIPSNKAVLPILWSMYPNNRYLLNSQYELTADLIAGGYVQKPIVGRCGHNIAIFDRNNDLVTETAGGFDNRDQIYQAFFPLPKIDGRNVQVGTFSVAGTYAGASVRVDPSPIITTDSDILALRVVKDRDL